One Setaria viridis chromosome 3, Setaria_viridis_v4.0, whole genome shotgun sequence DNA window includes the following coding sequences:
- the LOC117847174 gene encoding uncharacterized protein, whose amino-acid sequence MAMEPLPLFMGDGTDAALFSALWTSFPDDLQQPPQESVAELKQSLLATTLELEAAKEELKKKEQSIAKLADLVRQVVKERDDARDQLQQLRLLAAAAPAPAAQPQPLVTSSVTDSDCSLVSSPVDPFFDPVTSADRRCKLSPATPPPPSAAAAKQQCQPGANVVGSAADAVLDMLASKRPLPQKGRLLAAVMEAGPLLQNLLVAGQLPRWRNPPTVHAPDTLPFGARAGYVGAPMAAGGANAVAAAATLGYAGSNTCMKRPMTAMPMLPLTPMAAANCSTGFIAKRQRLH is encoded by the exons ATGGCAATGGAACCACTCCCTCTCTTCATGGGGGACGGCACGGACGCCGCGCTCTTCTCCGCCCTCTGGACCTCCTTCCCGGACGATCTGCAGCAGCCCCCGCAGGAG agcGTGGCGGAGCTGAAGCAGAGCCTGTTGGCCACCACGCTGGAGCTGGAGGCGGCCAAGGAGGAGCTCAAGAAGAAGGAGCAGAGCATCGCCAAGCTCGCCGACCTTGTCCGCCAGGTGGTCAAGGAGCGCGACGACGCGCGCGACCAGCTGCAGCAActccgcctgctcgccgccgccgcgccggcccccgccgcccagCCGCAGCCGCTCGTCACCTCCAGTGTCACCGACTCCGACTGCAGCCTCGTCTCGTCCCCGGTCGACCCCTTCTTCGACCCCGTCACCTCTGCCGACAGGCGCTGCAAGCTCAgccccgccacgccgccgcccccgtcggcggccgccgccaagCAGCAGTGCCAGCCCGGCGCCAACGTCGTCGGGTCGGCGGCCGACGCCGTGCTCGATATGCTCGCCAGCAAGAGGCCGCTGCCTCAGAAGGGGCGGCTGCTGGCGGCCGTCATGGAGGCCGGGCCGCTGCTGCAGAACCTGCTCGTCGCCGGGCAGCTCCCGCGGTGGCGCAACCCGCCCACTGTGCACGCCCCGGACACGCTGCCCttcggcgcccgcgccggctaCGTCGGCGCGCCCATGGCTGCTGGCGGCGCCAacgccgtggcggccgccgcgacgctggGCTACGCCGGCTCCAACACCTGCATGAAGCGGCCGATGACGGCGATGCCCATGCTGCCGCTGAcgcccatggccgccgccaaCTGCTCGACGGGGTTCATTGCCAAGCGGCAGAGGCTGCATTGA
- the LOC117849628 gene encoding mitogen-activated protein kinase kinase 1 yields the protein MRGKKPVMELKLAVPAQETPVDKFLTASGTFKDGELRLNQRGLRLISEENGDENQSTNLKVEDVQLSMDDLEMIQVIGKGSGGVVQLVRHKWVGTLYALKGIQMNIQESVRKQIVQELKINQATQSPHIVMCHQSFYHNGVIYLVLEYMDRGSLADIIKQVKTVLEPYLAVLCKQVLEGLLYLHHERHVIHRDIKPSNLLVNRKGEVKITDFGVSAVLASSMGQRDTFVGTYNYMAPERISGSSYDYKCDIWSLGLVILECAIGRFPYIPSEGEGWISFYELLEAIVDQPPPSAPADQFSPEFCSFISSCIQKDPAERMSASELLNHPFIKKFEGKDLDLRTLVESLEPPMNIPE from the exons ATGAGGGGGAAGAAGCCGGTAATGGAGCTGAAGCTCGCGGTGCCGGCGCAGGAGACCCCCGTCGACAAATTCCT GACGGCGAGTGGTACATTCAAGGATGGTGAACTACGGCTTAATCAAAGAGGCTTGCGGCTTATCTCCGAGGAAAATGGAGATGAAAAT CAATCGACAAACCTGAAGGTGGAAGATGTACAGTTATCAATGGATGATCTTGAGATGATTCAAGTCATTGGTAAAGGGAGTGGTGGTGTTGTCCAGCTAGTGCGGCACAAATGGGTGGGGACATTGTATGCCTTGAAG GGTATTCAAATGAACATTCAGGAGTCAGTGCGCAAACAAATCGTACAAGAGCTCAAGATTAATCAAGCAACACAGAGTCCACATATAGTTATGTGCCATCAATCTTTTTACCACAATGGTGTGATATATCTTGTTCTTGAGTACATGGATCGCGGATCTCTTGCGGACATCATTAAGCAAGTGAAGACTGTTCTGGAGCCATACCTTGCAGTACTTTGCAAGCAG GTATTGGAGGGTTTGTTGTATCTTCATCATGAAAGGCATGTGATTCACAGGGACATAAAGCCGTCTAACTTGTTAGTCAACCGTAAAGGTGAAGTAAAGATTACTGATTTCGGGGTCAGTGCAGTGCTAGCAAGTTCAATGGGTCAGCGGGATACATTTGTTGGAACCTACAACTATATGGCA CCTGAGAGGATTAGTGGAAGCTCTTACGACTACAAGTGCGACATATGGAGTTTGGGACTGGTGATACTTGAGTGTGCCATTGGCCGGTTCCCCTATATACCTTCAGAAGGAGAAGGTTGGATAAGCTTCTATGAACTTCTTGAAGCAATTGTTGATCAGCCACCACCTTCTGCACCTGCAGATCAGTTCTCTCCAGAATTCTGCTCATTTATCTCCTCTTG CATACAGAAGGATCCAGCAGAGAGGATGTCTGCTTCAGAACTCTTG AATCACCCTTTCATCAAGAAGTTTGAGGGTAAGGATTTGGACCTGCGGACTCTTGTGGAGAGCCTGGAGCCTCCGATGAACATACCCGAGTAG
- the LOC117849698 gene encoding uncharacterized protein: protein MDHRSMAAATMSMCCRNKQKKDGERSSSGGGGSKQAGMRKGPWTEEEDAQLVWFVRLFGERRWDFLAKVSGLRRTGKSCRLRWVNYLHPGLRRGRITADEERLILELHAQYGSRWSRIARSLPGRTDNEIKNYWRTRTRKQKAAKTAASVSSSSTVTTTTASCSGSRSSGCGTAASSSAVTGSALRESGGGGGAEDDAELDEASTTAASQHHHHHQQQQQEASSYTMDQFWNEIAAAEAAASYMVDGWVGACHPAAAEPPVMPSSPVWEYCSDYSLWRIDDEEYYKKMLDAS, encoded by the exons ATGGATCACCGATCGATGGCGGCAGCAACCATGTCCATGTGTTGCAGGAACAAGCAGAAGAAGGACGGTGAGCGTAGtagtagtggtggtggtggcagtaAGCAGGCGGGGATGAGGAAGGGGCCgtggacggaggaggaagacgccCAGCTGGTATGGTTCGTGCGCTTGTTTGGTGAACGCCGGTGGGATTTCTTAGCAAAGGTTTCAG GTCTGAGGCGCACCGGCAAGAGCTGCCGTCTCCGGTGGGTCAACTACCTCCACCcgggcctccgccgcggccgcatcACCGCCGACGAGGAGCGCCTCATCCTCGAGCTCCACGCGCAGTACGGCAGCAGGTGGTCGCGCATCGCCAGGAGCCTCCCCGGCCGCACcgacaacgagatcaagaactactggaGGACGCGCACCAGGAAGCAGAAGGCAGCGAAGACGGCGGCGTCGGTGTCCTCGTCGTCGACCgtgaccaccaccaccgcgtcctGCTCCGGCTCTCGGAGCAGCGGCTGCGGCacggccgcgtcgtcgtcggcggtcACCGGTTCAGCGCTGcgagagagcggcggcggcggcggcgcagaggacgACGCCGAGCTCGACGAGGCGTCCACCACCGCGGCAAGCcagcatcaccaccaccaccagcagcagcagcaggaagcgTCGTCCTACACCATGGACCAGTTCTGGAACGAGATCGCGGcagccgaggcggcggcgagctacATGGTCGACGGCTGGGTAGGAGCGtgtcaccccgccgccgccgagccgccggtGATGCCGTCGTCGCCGGTGTGGGAATACTGCTCGGATTACTCGCTCTGGAGGATCGACGACGAAGAGTACTACAAGAAGATGCTCGACGCCTCTTGA